The following are encoded together in the Zingiber officinale cultivar Zhangliang chromosome 8A, Zo_v1.1, whole genome shotgun sequence genome:
- the LOC122008247 gene encoding heat stress transcription factor A-2e-like — protein MDSSGSSSQSPRPLPKKEPPGEDPLSPLPLAASSFQSGGGGDDGEKIPQPLEALRVAPIPPFLSKTYELVDDPVLDSILSWAPTGRSFVVWDPLEFSRTVLPRHFKHNNFSSFVRQLNTYGFHKIDTDRWEFANESFLKGNKYLLRSINRRRSSYQAHQLGIQVGSSSEMVKSGLVDEIDMLRSDKTELLQEIVSLQQENQTTLQLMDSLNQRMQSADMRQKQMVSFLAKVFRNPEFLDHLRQKKEQNSKTSSRVRRKFLKHTLSISTDSIGSMDSGVSNRQSAADASSSRTLEGTEQAGNKEIPDNILSDLIEKLGLQVNEKTLTEGLDEIQCNTLSPLFLDANTVSLVEKNPDSQGLSSESRMPDAKCLAFKGKSVASSSPDTASGASDYLISFHSEDPLEDKMAAEVALMDASFDQEEVWKSVTWYGTAHDSNILGTDARFDAPWDLDLQISDQVLDEGNVVCLASPTFSEDDPEKIEP, from the exons ATGGATTCCAGTGGCTCCTCTTCCCAGTCACCACGCCCTCTGCCAAAGAAGGAGCCTCCTGGAGAGGATCCGCTATCCCCTTTGCCCTTGGCTGCTTCCTCCTTCCAATCGGGCGGAGGCGGCGACGATGGGGAAAAAATCCCTCAGCCACTGGAGGCTCTTCGGGTTGCCCCTATTCCTCCGTTCCTATCCAAGACTTATGAACTTGTCGATGACCCCGTCCTCGACTCCATTCTTTCCTGGGCCCCCACCGGCCGGAGCTTCGTGGTGTGGGATCCCCTGGAGTTCTCCCGCACAGTCCTCCCCCGGCACTTCAAGCACAACAACTTCTCTAGCTTCGTCCGCCAGCTCAACACTTAT GGTTTCCACAAGATTGACACAGATAGATGGGAGTTTGCAAATGAATCCTTCTTAAAAGGAAACAAATATTTATTAAGAAGCATAAACAGGCGTAGGTCATCATATCAGGCACACCAATTAGGCATTCAAGTAGGTTCATCAAGTGAAATGGTGAAATCTGGATTGGTAGATGAAATCGACATGCTTAGGAGTGATAAGACAGAATTGCTACAAGAGATTGTGAGTTTGCAGCAGGAAAACCAAACCACACTTCAACTGATGGATTCACTGAATCAGAGAATGCAGTCCGCAGATATGAGGCAGAAGCAGATGGTTTCTTTCTTGGCAAAGGTATTTCGAAACCCAGAATTCTTGGATCATCTCAGACAGAAAAAGGAACAGAACAGTAAAACTTCTTCAAGGGTGAGAAGAAAGTTCCTTAAGCACACTCTCTCCATCAGCACAGATTCAATTGGATCGATGGATTCAGGTGTGAGCAACAGACAGAGCGCTGCCGATGCTTCTTCATCTCGTACATTGGAAGGTACTGAGCAAGCGGGGAACAAAGAAATTCCCGATAATATTTTGTCTGATTTGATCGAGAAACTTGGACTTCAAGTAAATGAAAAAACTCTTACTGAAGGCTTGGATGAAATCCAATGCAACACACTGTCCCCACTTTTTCTTGATGCCAACACAGTATCATTGGTGGAAAAGAATCCTGATAGTCAAGGCCTTTCAAGTGAAAGTAGAATGCCAGATGCAAAATGTCTCGCCTTCAAGGGAAAGAGTGTCGCCAGTTCAAGTCCCGATACCGCCTCAGGTGCTTCTGATTATCTGATATCATTTCATTCAGAAGATCCTCTGGAGGACAAAATGGCTGCAGAGGTTGCATTGATGGATGCAAGTTTTGACCAGGAAGAAGTGTGGAAATCAGTTACGTGGTATGGCACTGCTCATGATTCCAACATTCTTGGAACAGATGCTAGATTTGATGCTCCCTGGGATCTTGATTTACAGATTTCAGATCAGGTGCTTGATGAGGGAAACGTTGTCTGTTTAGCCTCGCCTACATTTTCAGAAGATGATCCAGAAAAGATAGAGCCCTAG
- the LOC122010651 gene encoding uncharacterized protein LOC122010651 translates to MGSFLKSVKNSWSLFFRSGKSPSIDTEPCDLRFALCFFSPPSADQSGKVETESPAPKAFFLSAECRSKEEPFQIHLLAPFSLCRVPTKEEPFLINLLTCAKVQTPSAFIQKMLKYFAKRPRSSIESSSVPDEESTPAPQLPPPPPSPQILFENIENLSSEVEIVADRGLRKLIEEYDVGARDRLPFQGHDESSTSSNRGNFLELLKYYSSECPEVAAVVGMNAPGNNQMIAPKIQKQLVNACAVKTTNAILADLGDRWFTLLLDEARDCSVKEQMTVVIRYVNKYGEVIERFMTVVHVATTTAACLKEAIDSLFAKYGLSVARLRGQGYDEVLQNLIDDGDRSSKGLSRTLVERMERYEFVFILLLMKRILAITNHLSTVLQEKDQNIVNAMRLINNVKCKLQKLRDSGWDILLEDVKKFCNTHSIEIINMTDNINSRSRLKRDGKNVIDIILQEMDSRFSETTTDLLINMSCLDPMNSFSRFDAQKLVRLTHFYEDDFSWNERMLVEQELETYIDDVRSDERFEGISDLRALAKKMIETMKNRVFPLVYRMIELALLLPVATATVERVFSAMNIVKTDLRNRIGDEWMNDSLVVYIEKDVFNTVDNELILQRFQNMESRRMQLSRIR, encoded by the exons AACCTTGTGATTTGCGATTTGCCCTTTGTTTTTTTTCTCCGCCGAGCGCCGACCAAAGCGGCAAAGTTGAAACTGAAAGCCCTGCGCCCAAAGCTTTTTTTCTCTCTGCCGAGTGCCGATCAAAGGAGGAACCTTTCCAGATCCATCTTCTTGCGCCTTTTTCTCTCTGCCGAGTGCCGACAAAAGAGGAACCCTTTCTGATCAATCTTCTTACTTGCGCCAAAGTCCAAACGCCTTCAGCCTTCATTCAG AAAATGTtgaaatattttgcaaagagGCCTAGGAGTTCAATTGAATCGTCTAGTGTTCCGGATGAAGAATCTACTCCTGCACCACAACTACCACCACCTCCTCCTTCTCcgcaaattttatttgaaaatattgaaaatctgagTAGTGAAGTAGAAATTGTTGCTGATCGTGGTTTAcgaaaattgattgaagagtatgATGTTGGTGCTAGAGATC GATTGCCTTTTCAGGGGCATGATGAGTCTTCGACATCATCCAATAgaggaaattttttagaattgctCAAATATTATAGCTCAGAGTGTCCAGAAGTTGCGGCAGTTGTTGGAATGAATGCACCtggaaataatcaaatgattgcccCAAAAATTCAGAAGCAATTGGTGAATGCTTGTGCAGTTAAGACCACAAATGCTATTCTAGCTGATCTTGGAGATAGGTGGTTCACTTTACTACTTGATGAGGCTCGTGACTGTTCAGTGAAAGAGCAAATGACAGTTGTTATTAGATATGTGAACAAATATGGAGAGGTGATTGAACGATTTATGACTGTAGTTCATGTTGCAACAACTACAGCTGCTTGTTTGAAGGAGGCAATCGACTCTTTATTTGCTAAGTATGGTTTGTCAGTGGCGAGATTGAGgggtcaaggatatgatg AGGTTCTTCAAAATTTGATTGATGATGGTGATCGTTCTTCTAAGGGTTTAAGTAGAACTTTGGTTGAAAGAATGGAGAGGTATGAATTTGTGTTTATTCTACTATTGATGAAACGTATATTGGCAATCACAAATCATTTGTCAACCGTTCTACAAGAGAAAGATCAAAATATTGTGAATGCGATGCGTTTGATCAATAATGTGAAATGCAAATTGCAAAAGTTGAGAGATTCTGGATGGGATATTTTACTTGAGGATGTGAAGAAGTTTTGTAACACTCATTccattgaaataattaatatgaCAGATAACATCAACAGCCGTAGTCGTTTGAAGAGAGATGgaaaaaat GTTATCGATATTATTCTACAGGAGATGGATAGCCGTTTCTCTGAAACAACTACAGATTTGTTGATTAATATGTCATGCCTTGATCCTATGAACTCGTTCTCTAGATTTGATGCACAGAAGTTAGTGCGTCTGACTCATTTTTATGAggatgatttttcttggaatgaGCGTATGTTGGTTGAACAAGAGCTTGAAACATATATTGATGACGTCAGATCAGATGAACGGTTTGAAGGCATTTCAGATTTGAGAGCTCTTGCAAAGAAAATGATTGAAACAATGAAGAACCGTGTGTTTCCTTTGGTTTATCGGATGATTGAGCTAGCCTTACTTCTTCCAGTTGCTACTGCAACCGTTGAAAGAGTGTTTTCGGCAATGAATATTGTCAAAACAGATTTGCGAAACAGGATTggagatgaatggatgaatgaTAGTTTAGTAGTCTATATCGAGAAAGATGTTTTTAATACTGTCGACAATGAGCTAATTTTACAGCGTTTTCAGAACATGGAATCTCGAAGAATGCAATTGTCACGTATTCGTTAG